One Halalkalicoccus sp. NIPERK01 genomic region harbors:
- a CDS encoding TrmB family transcriptional regulator: MPSDDEDLAAVLEQGGLSPYQAAAFVALLDLGAASARTIAQASGVPDPRIYDVLRDLEAAGYVETYEQDRLHARVSDLDRITDDLSARAERFAWASDAVEERYERPHTGLGEARIVGRFETVFDHARGAIEGATDRVQASLTPEEFTDLEPALAAAIDRGVDVRLSLHGDEDSLPAAETLEAACTEARYRPLPSPFVVLVDRSELCFVPHTDSINEYGVIVDDRTHAYVFHWFFALCLWDVWEVHYSGRPTEPPITYAGLRECLRDLEPAIESGGTLFVTVEGRRTDTGEDCSIVGRVVDCTYTTQSTHAGADPTIAAYAGQATLIVATDDGEVRVGGWGAIVEEVEATRITVEAIE, from the coding sequence ATGCCGAGCGATGACGAAGACCTCGCGGCGGTCCTCGAGCAGGGAGGGCTCTCGCCGTATCAGGCCGCCGCCTTCGTCGCGCTGTTGGATCTGGGCGCCGCCTCGGCCCGGACGATCGCACAGGCCAGCGGCGTGCCCGACCCCCGGATCTACGACGTGTTGCGCGACCTCGAGGCCGCCGGCTACGTCGAGACCTACGAACAGGATCGCCTCCACGCCCGCGTGAGCGACCTCGACCGGATCACCGACGACCTCTCCGCGCGGGCCGAGCGCTTCGCGTGGGCGAGCGACGCGGTCGAAGAGCGGTACGAACGCCCCCACACCGGTCTCGGGGAGGCGCGGATCGTCGGCCGGTTCGAGACGGTGTTCGACCACGCCCGCGGGGCGATCGAGGGCGCGACCGACCGGGTGCAGGCGTCGCTCACTCCCGAGGAGTTCACGGACCTCGAACCCGCGCTCGCGGCGGCGATCGACCGCGGCGTCGACGTCCGACTCTCGCTCCACGGCGACGAGGACTCGTTGCCCGCGGCAGAGACGCTCGAAGCGGCCTGCACCGAGGCGCGCTACCGCCCGCTTCCCTCGCCCTTCGTCGTGCTCGTCGACCGCTCGGAGCTGTGTTTCGTCCCGCACACCGATTCGATCAACGAGTACGGCGTGATCGTCGACGACCGGACTCACGCCTACGTGTTTCACTGGTTCTTCGCCCTCTGTCTGTGGGACGTCTGGGAGGTCCACTACTCGGGTCGGCCGACCGAACCGCCGATCACGTACGCCGGCCTCCGCGAGTGTCTGCGCGACCTCGAACCCGCCATCGAATCCGGCGGGACGCTGTTCGTCACGGTCGAGGGCCGGCGGACCGACACCGGCGAAGACTGCTCGATCGTCGGCCGGGTCGTCGACTGTACGTACACGACCCAGTCGACGCACGCCGGCGCCGACCCGACGATCGCCGCCTACGCCGGGCAGGCGACGCTGATCGTCGCCACCGACGACGGCGAGGTCCGCGTCGGCGGTTGGGGCGCGATCGTCGAGGAGGTCGAGGCGACCCGGATCACCGTCGAGGCGATCGAGTAG
- a CDS encoding DUF4177 domain-containing protein, which yields MSHDGVRWEYETLRPPREATKKEATDPKTQLNELGAEGWELAATVEYTGGGTKYLVFKRPVDPST from the coding sequence ATGAGTCACGACGGCGTCCGCTGGGAGTACGAGACGCTCAGACCGCCGAGGGAAGCGACGAAAAAGGAGGCGACCGACCCGAAGACGCAGCTCAACGAGCTCGGGGCCGAGGGCTGGGAACTCGCCGCCACGGTCGAGTACACCGGCGGCGGCACGAAGTACCTGGTGTTCAAACGGCCCGTCGACCCCTCGACATGA
- a CDS encoding PH domain-containing protein encodes MAELPARFGGADWLDLGPDEEVLWAGHPSVVPYLGGFALGAVLIVAGVAGAILLGEFALVGVLGIAAGLAVAGWTYYRRISTGYVITTAEVYHKEGLIARDVTQIRYERVQNTSFSQTVLERTLSYGDVIITSAGTGEVEITLHNVPNPERLKRLLSEQLDDVYASSGAAGPARSEL; translated from the coding sequence ATGGCAGAGTTGCCGGCGCGCTTTGGCGGTGCGGACTGGCTCGACCTGGGGCCCGACGAGGAGGTTCTCTGGGCCGGCCACCCGAGTGTCGTCCCCTACCTCGGTGGGTTCGCGCTCGGGGCCGTGCTGATCGTCGCCGGGGTGGCCGGGGCGATACTGCTCGGGGAGTTCGCGCTCGTCGGGGTCCTCGGGATCGCCGCCGGCCTCGCGGTGGCGGGCTGGACGTACTACCGGCGGATCTCGACGGGCTACGTCATCACGACCGCGGAGGTCTACCACAAGGAGGGGCTGATCGCGCGCGACGTGACCCAGATCCGCTACGAACGGGTCCAGAACACCTCATTCAGTCAGACGGTGCTCGAACGCACGCTCTCCTATGGCGACGTGATCATCACCAGCGCGGGCACCGGCGAGGTCGAGATCACGCTCCACAACGTTCCTAACCCCGAACGGCTCAAACGGCTGTTGAGCGAGCAGCTAGACGACGTCTACGCCTCGTCGGGGGCCGCCGGCCCCGCCCGGTCGGAGCTGTAG
- a CDS encoding aldo/keto reductase, whose translation MEYTTLGSTGLEVSRLCLGCMNFGSDQPWMIDDEAESRELIDRALDLGINFLDTANVYSRGESEEIVGRAIEGRDRSELVIATKVYGSMGEGPNQGGLSRKHVIDQCEASLERLGTDYIDLYQIHRWDDSTPIEETLSALSYLVDEGLVRYIGASTMMGWQFAKALYESELSRYERFVSMQPEYSLVDRHEEENLLPVCRDQGVGVIPWSPLGGGFLTGKYDRSEEPDEGRAATDDHTRERFTEENWAVLDVVRDLAAEKGVTPAQVSLAWLLEKEVVDAPIIGPRSLDHLEENAASVAVSLADEEIERLEEPKTPVWSRATGDL comes from the coding sequence ATGGAGTACACCACGCTCGGCTCGACGGGTCTGGAGGTCTCGCGGCTCTGTCTGGGCTGTATGAACTTCGGGAGCGACCAGCCGTGGATGATCGACGACGAAGCGGAGAGCCGCGAACTCATCGACCGCGCGCTCGATCTGGGAATCAACTTCCTGGACACCGCGAACGTCTACTCCCGCGGCGAGAGCGAGGAGATCGTCGGCCGGGCGATCGAGGGCCGGGACCGCTCGGAGCTCGTGATCGCCACCAAGGTCTACGGGTCCATGGGCGAGGGCCCCAATCAGGGAGGGCTCTCGCGGAAACACGTCATCGACCAGTGCGAGGCGAGTTTGGAGCGACTGGGCACCGACTACATCGACCTGTATCAGATCCACCGCTGGGACGACTCGACGCCGATCGAGGAGACCCTCTCGGCGCTCAGCTATCTCGTCGACGAGGGCCTCGTTCGGTACATCGGCGCCTCGACGATGATGGGCTGGCAGTTCGCGAAGGCGCTCTACGAGAGCGAGCTCAGTAGGTATGAACGGTTCGTCTCGATGCAACCCGAGTACAGCCTCGTCGACCGCCACGAGGAGGAGAACCTCTTGCCCGTCTGCCGGGATCAGGGGGTCGGCGTGATCCCGTGGTCGCCGTTAGGAGGGGGCTTTCTCACCGGCAAGTACGACCGCAGCGAAGAACCCGACGAGGGCAGGGCGGCCACCGACGACCACACTCGCGAGCGCTTCACCGAGGAGAACTGGGCGGTGCTCGACGTCGTCCGCGACCTCGCCGCCGAGAAGGGGGTCACGCCGGCGCAGGTCAGCCTCGCGTGGCTCCTCGAAAAGGAGGTCGTCGACGCGCCGATCATCGGGCCTCGCTCGCTCGACCACCTCGAGGAGAACGCCGCGTCGGTGGCGGTCTCGCTCGCCGACGAGGAGATCGAACGCCTCGAGGAACCCAAGACGCCGGTCTGGTCGCGTGCGACCGGCGACCTGTGA